A portion of the Nitrospira defluvii genome contains these proteins:
- a CDS encoding HD-GYP domain-containing protein, giving the protein MHRPAVPINAATQLIQEACQQLGNLDTLELSQDALESVRIIQLQRLARQIEASIPGHFGHGERTAHYALLLAKHIGLDRQQCLDLHYAALLHDIGLLTLPGHLRDDTVPHSSHDYALLQSHPRDGAALLAAFSFLCEPARLIAHHHERWDGAGYPYGLRGVYIPVGARLLAIADVFDTIASRSTSWHTALRALLASAGSQFDPDLCSTFCALLSEQDARQQADDRALFNPSTEAGPEAPCPAAATFRTC; this is encoded by the coding sequence ATGCATCGACCAGCAGTCCCAATCAATGCCGCGACACAACTGATCCAGGAGGCCTGCCAACAACTTGGCAACCTGGACACTCTTGAACTTTCCCAGGACGCGCTGGAATCAGTTCGCATCATTCAGCTTCAACGGTTAGCCCGTCAAATCGAAGCCTCGATCCCCGGCCACTTCGGTCACGGTGAACGCACTGCGCACTATGCCCTCCTGCTTGCCAAACACATCGGTCTGGACCGACAACAGTGCCTCGACCTGCACTATGCGGCATTGCTGCACGACATCGGACTGCTGACACTACCAGGGCACCTCCGCGACGACACCGTCCCTCATTCATCACACGACTATGCCCTCCTCCAAAGTCACCCCAGGGATGGCGCAGCCCTTCTTGCTGCCTTTTCGTTTCTCTGCGAACCAGCACGGCTGATCGCCCATCACCATGAGCGATGGGATGGTGCTGGGTATCCCTATGGGCTTCGAGGCGTTTACATTCCTGTCGGGGCCAGACTCCTGGCTATCGCAGATGTGTTCGACACCATTGCCTCCCGCTCGACGTCATGGCACACCGCCCTGCGTGCCTTACTCGCCTCCGCTGGATCCCAATTTGACCCCGATCTCTGTTCCACATTCTGCGCCTTGCTCTCCGAGCAGGATGCGCGCCAGCAGGCCGACGACCGAGCACTATTCAACCCATCCACTGAAGCGGGGCCAGAAGCCCCATGCCCCGCCGCCGCAACTTTCAGGACGTGCTGA
- a CDS encoding helix-turn-helix transcriptional regulator: protein MSLKELAQFLGYSEKYCSDLFSKMMGEPFSTYLRRYRIERGSRLLRTSGQTLPEIAASLGFSDQFAFSHFFKRATGHSPMELRMRHIRQQPRQGIHPFRYSSSDSSA from the coding sequence ATGAGTCTCAAAGAGCTGGCACAATTCCTAGGTTACTCAGAAAAATACTGTTCCGATTTGTTCTCCAAAATGATGGGCGAACCCTTTTCGACTTATCTGCGCCGGTACCGGATCGAGCGCGGGAGTAGACTGCTTCGCACCAGCGGTCAGACGCTGCCAGAAATCGCGGCGAGCTTAGGGTTCAGTGACCAATTCGCCTTCAGTCATTTCTTCAAGCGAGCGACCGGACACTCCCCGATGGAGTTACGGATGCGCCACATCCGGCAGCAACCCCGCCAGGGTATTCATCCATTCCGGTACTCCTCATCCGACAGTTCTGCGTAG
- the bfr gene encoding bacterioferritin, producing the protein MKAKEGVLEILNKVLVSELTAVHQYLLHAALCKHWGYGRLHEHYSHLAQEEVSHSSGLIDHILYLGGAPAMDRLDAVAVGKKVPELFEADLAFEREDADALRGGIVHCVKVGDYTTRHRLEEMIVDTEEHIEWFETHLRTISQVGLERYLAEQIAGKS; encoded by the coding sequence ATGAAAGCGAAAGAGGGAGTTCTCGAGATTCTGAATAAGGTGTTGGTCAGCGAGCTCACGGCGGTGCACCAGTATCTGCTGCACGCGGCACTCTGCAAGCATTGGGGATATGGTCGACTGCACGAGCATTATAGCCACTTGGCGCAAGAGGAAGTCAGCCATTCCTCAGGCCTTATCGATCATATCTTGTACCTCGGTGGCGCCCCGGCAATGGATCGTCTGGATGCGGTAGCCGTGGGCAAGAAGGTGCCGGAGTTGTTCGAGGCTGACTTGGCGTTCGAGCGCGAAGATGCAGATGCATTGCGAGGTGGAATCGTGCACTGCGTGAAGGTCGGGGATTACACCACGCGACATCGGTTGGAGGAAATGATCGTCGATACTGAAGAGCATATCGAGTGGTTTGAGACCCATCTTCGCACGATCTCGCAGGTAGGGCTGGAGCGATATCTGGCCGAGCAGATTGCAGGCAAGTCGTAA
- the bfr gene encoding bacterioferritin, whose product MKAKQGVIELLNKVLTADLTAINQYFVHAKMCANWGYERLHHKVRERSIDEMKDADELISHILYLEGVPNVQRMNTVHIGETVAEQLKLDLKAEQEMLTLLSDGVTHCAKVGDFTTRHMLEDMAKDVDAHIDWIETQMETIKQIGLENYLAEQINKDS is encoded by the coding sequence ATGAAAGCGAAACAGGGTGTGATCGAATTGCTGAATAAAGTGCTGACGGCTGATCTCACCGCGATCAATCAATATTTCGTCCATGCGAAGATGTGCGCGAACTGGGGATACGAGCGGCTTCACCACAAAGTGAGGGAGCGTAGCATCGATGAGATGAAGGATGCCGACGAATTGATCAGCCACATTTTGTATCTTGAGGGCGTGCCCAACGTTCAGCGGATGAATACCGTGCATATCGGAGAAACGGTTGCTGAGCAGTTGAAGCTCGATCTCAAGGCCGAACAGGAAATGCTGACGTTGTTGAGCGACGGGGTCACCCATTGTGCAAAGGTCGGTGATTTTACAACCAGGCACATGCTTGAGGACATGGCCAAAGATGTAGATGCGCATATCGACTGGATCGAGACGCAAATGGAGACGATCAAACAGATCGGTCTCGAGAATTATCTGGCCGAGCAGATTAACAAGGACAGCTAA
- the topA gene encoding type I DNA topoisomerase — translation MAKSLIIVESPTKARTITKYLGRGYSVMASVGHVKDLPTSKLGVDLEHDFEPQYVTIKGKSKVLADIKKKAQEVDTVFLAPDPDREGEAIAWHIAQELHGKGKKKDGKVFRVLFNEITESAIKRALKSPGEIDIKLVQAQQARRVLDRIVGYQGSQLLWKKVRRGLSMGRVQSVAVRLICDREKEREAFRAEEYWSIVALLSGVNPPAFEAKLHSVNGQDADIGTSEQADRILQAVQGKAFVVQSIERKEKKRNPVAPFITSRLQQEAARKLHFTPKKTMTLAQQLYEGVEIGAEGQTGLITYMRTDSPRISQEATEDARAVIGERFGAEYLPATPNVYKTQKAAQEAHEAIRPTVAARDPESIKQYLEQDQYNLYKLIWNRFIASQMVPAILDVTRVDSSPVGTADRYVFRTTGTVVKFPGHTAVYLEGTDAILPSQKPKSEQESEDESDRQLPVLSEGESLRLVSQEGQTAPGLVSKQHFTQPPPRYNEALLIRELEEKGIGRPSTYATIISTIQDRKYVEKLEGRFLPTETGRTVNDFLLKGFPDLLDTEFTSHMEEQLDEVEEGTKPWVSAVREFYTPFVREMELAQSIPGPKDTVEPPTNLPCEKCGRMMEIKWGRNGKFLACPAYKEEPPCKNTQNFERLPDGTIKIVPKLEETTDEKCDKCSSPMVVKSGRFGKFLACSAYPECKTTKAIALGVKCPQPGCGGDLVQKRTKKGRNFYSCGRYPECEFALWDRPINKPCPTCHAPFLIEKVSKQAGRSVQCRNEECGYREAG, via the coding sequence ATGGCCAAATCGCTGATCATTGTTGAGTCGCCGACGAAGGCGCGCACTATCACGAAATATCTCGGCCGTGGCTACTCCGTGATGGCCTCCGTCGGACACGTCAAAGACCTGCCGACCAGTAAATTGGGTGTCGATCTGGAACATGATTTCGAGCCCCAATACGTCACAATCAAGGGAAAATCCAAGGTTCTTGCGGATATCAAGAAGAAAGCCCAGGAGGTGGACACCGTCTTTCTGGCGCCGGACCCGGATCGCGAAGGGGAAGCGATCGCCTGGCATATTGCCCAGGAGTTACACGGCAAGGGTAAGAAAAAGGACGGCAAGGTCTTTCGGGTCTTGTTCAACGAAATCACGGAATCGGCGATCAAACGTGCGCTGAAGTCGCCGGGCGAGATCGATATCAAGCTGGTGCAGGCGCAACAGGCCCGCCGCGTGCTTGATCGCATCGTCGGGTACCAGGGCAGCCAGTTGTTGTGGAAAAAGGTCCGCCGCGGCCTCAGCATGGGGCGGGTCCAGTCAGTGGCGGTTCGGCTCATTTGCGATCGAGAGAAGGAGCGCGAAGCGTTCCGGGCGGAAGAATACTGGTCCATCGTCGCGCTCTTGAGCGGGGTGAATCCTCCAGCCTTCGAGGCGAAGTTACATTCCGTCAACGGGCAGGACGCGGACATCGGCACCAGTGAACAGGCCGATCGCATTCTCCAAGCCGTGCAGGGGAAGGCGTTCGTGGTTCAATCGATTGAGCGGAAGGAAAAGAAGCGGAACCCTGTGGCGCCGTTTATTACCAGCCGGCTTCAGCAGGAGGCTGCCAGGAAACTGCACTTCACGCCCAAGAAGACCATGACGCTGGCGCAGCAGCTCTATGAAGGGGTGGAAATTGGCGCGGAAGGTCAGACCGGCCTCATCACCTATATGCGAACGGATTCGCCGAGAATTTCACAAGAGGCGACTGAGGATGCCAGGGCGGTGATTGGGGAGCGATTCGGGGCGGAGTATCTGCCGGCCACGCCGAATGTATACAAGACGCAAAAGGCCGCGCAGGAAGCCCATGAAGCGATTCGTCCAACCGTCGCGGCTCGTGATCCGGAATCGATCAAGCAGTACCTCGAGCAGGATCAGTATAACCTCTATAAGCTGATTTGGAACCGATTCATCGCGTCGCAGATGGTTCCCGCTATTTTGGACGTCACGCGGGTGGATTCGAGTCCCGTCGGGACTGCGGATCGTTATGTGTTTCGCACGACCGGGACCGTCGTCAAGTTCCCGGGACATACGGCGGTGTATCTTGAAGGAACCGATGCGATCCTGCCTTCGCAGAAGCCGAAAAGCGAGCAGGAGTCCGAAGATGAATCAGATCGTCAACTCCCGGTCCTGAGTGAAGGCGAGTCGTTGCGTCTCGTGAGCCAAGAGGGCCAGACCGCACCGGGCTTGGTGTCCAAACAACACTTCACGCAACCACCACCGCGATACAATGAAGCACTGTTGATTCGAGAACTGGAAGAGAAGGGCATCGGACGTCCGTCGACCTATGCCACCATTATCTCGACGATTCAGGACCGGAAATATGTCGAGAAGCTTGAGGGGAGGTTTCTGCCGACCGAAACCGGGCGAACGGTGAATGACTTTTTGTTGAAGGGCTTTCCGGATCTCCTGGACACCGAATTTACGTCCCACATGGAAGAACAACTCGACGAGGTTGAGGAGGGCACGAAGCCCTGGGTCTCGGCAGTGCGGGAGTTTTATACTCCGTTCGTGAGAGAAATGGAGCTGGCGCAGAGTATTCCGGGGCCCAAAGATACCGTCGAGCCCCCGACGAACCTGCCCTGTGAAAAGTGCGGCCGCATGATGGAGATCAAGTGGGGACGGAACGGGAAGTTCCTGGCCTGTCCTGCGTACAAAGAAGAGCCTCCGTGCAAGAATACGCAAAACTTTGAACGATTGCCGGATGGGACCATCAAGATCGTTCCCAAGCTCGAAGAAACGACGGACGAGAAATGTGACAAGTGCTCCAGTCCCATGGTCGTCAAATCGGGGCGCTTCGGCAAGTTTCTCGCCTGTTCCGCCTACCCGGAATGTAAGACGACCAAAGCCATCGCATTGGGCGTGAAATGTCCCCAACCAGGTTGCGGTGGCGATCTGGTTCAGAAGCGTACGAAAAAAGGCCGAAACTTCTACTCCTGCGGGCGTTACCCAGAATGTGAATTCGCGCTCTGGGATCGCCCCATCAATAAGCCATGTCCCACGTGCCACGCTCCCTTCCTTATCGAGAAGGTCAGCAAGCAGGCCGGCCGCTCTGTGCAGTGTCGTAACGAAGAGTGCGGGTATCGCGAAGCGGGATAA
- the dprA gene encoding DNA-processing protein DprA — translation MVNSHSLRPWLMLRAIPGVGDAVLLKLVQVFGDPEAVFSATQAALEDVGCRPQLGEAIRRGPDADAIKQLDHELTQLQQRRISVWTYLDSRYPAPLKRIADPPPLLYVQGTLEEADRRAVAIVGTRKVSTAGRAFAEELASDLAALGFTIVSGLARGVDAAAHRGALAGQGRTLAVMGCGLDRTYPADHRQLRESIEKQGAVLSELPLGAAPNSYHFPRRNRIISGLSLGVIVTEATVQSGSLITARLAGEQGREVFAVPGFVKAENSRGPNSLLKDGARLVESAQDIVEELLPQLDAPFREQLSARGTAKKRSGFVLAADEARVYAALSVLPQSVDDVIRRSELPAAQVAALLLSLELKNCVRQLPGNEYVRLSNEIP, via the coding sequence ATGGTGAACAGTCATTCTCTCCGGCCCTGGCTGATGCTTCGCGCAATTCCCGGGGTGGGCGATGCGGTGCTGCTCAAGTTGGTGCAGGTGTTCGGGGATCCAGAGGCAGTGTTCTCCGCGACGCAAGCCGCTTTGGAAGATGTCGGGTGTCGGCCGCAGTTGGGCGAGGCAATTCGTCGCGGGCCTGATGCTGATGCGATCAAGCAGCTTGACCATGAATTAACGCAATTGCAGCAGCGAAGGATCTCGGTGTGGACCTATCTGGATTCACGCTATCCTGCGCCGCTAAAGAGGATTGCGGATCCGCCCCCGCTGCTCTATGTCCAGGGCACGTTGGAGGAGGCCGACCGGCGGGCCGTGGCGATTGTCGGAACACGGAAGGTGAGTACGGCCGGACGAGCGTTTGCCGAGGAATTGGCGTCTGACTTGGCGGCCTTGGGATTTACGATCGTCAGCGGGTTAGCCCGCGGAGTCGACGCGGCTGCTCATCGCGGTGCCTTGGCCGGACAGGGACGGACACTCGCGGTAATGGGTTGCGGACTGGACCGTACATACCCAGCCGATCATCGGCAGCTGCGCGAGTCGATTGAGAAGCAGGGGGCGGTATTGTCCGAACTGCCGTTGGGGGCTGCCCCGAATAGTTATCATTTTCCTCGCCGCAATCGCATCATCAGCGGATTGTCGCTGGGGGTCATCGTCACGGAGGCTACCGTGCAGAGCGGCTCTCTCATCACCGCGCGATTAGCCGGTGAGCAGGGGCGTGAGGTGTTTGCAGTGCCGGGCTTCGTGAAGGCCGAGAATAGCCGCGGTCCGAATAGCCTGCTCAAAGACGGCGCGAGACTGGTCGAATCGGCGCAAGATATCGTCGAAGAATTGCTGCCGCAGCTTGATGCCCCGTTCCGCGAACAGCTCAGTGCGCGGGGAACGGCGAAGAAGCGATCAGGCTTCGTGTTAGCCGCCGACGAGGCGCGTGTGTATGCAGCCCTGTCCGTCCTGCCGCAGTCGGTAGATGACGTGATTCGACGAAGTGAACTGCCCGCCGCTCAGGTGGCGGCGCTGTTGCTCTCATTGGAATTGAAGAATTGCGTCCGACAGTTGCCCGGCAATGAGTACGTACGGCTTTCGAACGAGATCCCTTGA
- a CDS encoding Rne/Rng family ribonuclease gives MGVEIAISIAREETRVAVLDNGVVTDLYGDRAKDQDYVGNIYKGRVAKVLPGMQAAFIDIGLEKAAFMHVSDLSIDIEPGDTLVEGDDEDNKDSEVPKPKRQSSKPIEELLSEGQEVMVQISKGPIGTKGSRVTTYVSLPGRYLVFMPTVEHIGVSRRIPRDEERARLKEIMKRARRPGYGYIVRTVSEGVKEEELRSDVEFLHVLWQDVLTKRDQQPAPSLLHSDLSLSFRVVRDLFGRRVDRLLIDSRDEYNAIKGFVQRFSPEQTSRIHFYDKEESLFDYLGVEQEITRAMSRKVWLKSGGYLVIDHTEAMTVIDVNTGRFVGKRDQEETILRNNLEAAREIAYQVKLRGIGGIIIVDFIDMEREKNRDKVYHALVDAMSSDKARTRISRVSDLGLIEISRERVREDLLRSLSEPCHYCDGRGYTKSPMSVAYEIFREVRRLGHEIEQQRVVVGAHPAVALLLQEQELSGVEDLERRYSAKILVTPDERLHLEQFDLVVM, from the coding sequence ATGGGTGTGGAGATCGCAATCAGTATCGCGCGGGAAGAAACCCGCGTGGCGGTGTTGGATAACGGGGTCGTCACGGATTTGTATGGTGACCGCGCCAAGGACCAGGACTACGTCGGCAACATTTACAAGGGCCGGGTGGCGAAGGTGCTCCCGGGTATGCAAGCGGCCTTCATCGATATCGGGCTGGAGAAGGCGGCGTTCATGCACGTGTCCGATCTATCGATAGATATCGAGCCGGGCGACACCCTTGTTGAGGGTGACGATGAGGACAATAAAGATTCTGAGGTTCCCAAGCCCAAGCGGCAGAGCTCAAAGCCTATCGAAGAGTTGCTGTCCGAAGGGCAGGAAGTGATGGTGCAGATTTCGAAGGGGCCGATCGGCACGAAGGGGTCGCGCGTCACGACGTATGTCTCGTTGCCGGGTCGATACCTGGTGTTTATGCCGACGGTGGAGCATATCGGCGTGTCCCGCCGGATTCCCCGCGATGAGGAGCGGGCGCGATTGAAAGAAATCATGAAGCGGGCTCGCCGGCCGGGGTACGGCTACATCGTCCGGACGGTCAGCGAAGGGGTCAAGGAAGAAGAGCTGCGCTCCGACGTCGAGTTCCTCCATGTCTTGTGGCAGGACGTCCTGACGAAACGCGATCAGCAGCCTGCTCCCAGCCTGCTCCACAGTGATTTAAGTTTGAGCTTTCGCGTGGTGCGGGATCTGTTCGGCCGGCGTGTCGACCGGTTGCTGATCGATTCACGGGACGAATACAACGCAATCAAGGGATTCGTGCAGCGGTTTTCTCCGGAACAAACCTCCCGCATCCATTTTTACGACAAAGAAGAAAGCCTTTTCGACTACCTGGGTGTGGAACAGGAGATCACCCGAGCGATGAGCCGGAAGGTGTGGCTCAAGTCGGGCGGCTACCTGGTCATTGATCACACCGAGGCCATGACGGTCATCGATGTGAATACCGGGCGATTTGTCGGCAAGCGAGATCAGGAAGAAACCATCCTGCGGAATAACTTGGAGGCGGCGCGGGAGATCGCGTACCAGGTCAAGTTACGGGGAATCGGCGGGATCATCATCGTCGATTTTATCGACATGGAGCGGGAAAAGAATCGTGACAAGGTCTACCATGCGCTGGTGGATGCGATGTCTTCGGACAAGGCTCGCACGCGAATCTCCAGAGTCTCGGATCTCGGATTGATTGAAATCTCCCGTGAGCGTGTGCGGGAAGATTTGCTCCGTTCTCTGTCCGAGCCCTGCCACTACTGCGATGGCCGCGGGTACACCAAGTCTCCCATGTCGGTGGCCTATGAAATTTTCCGGGAAGTGCGTCGACTCGGTCATGAAATCGAACAACAGCGTGTCGTGGTGGGAGCGCATCCTGCCGTGGCGTTGCTGTTGCAGGAGCAAGAGCTGTCGGGAGTCGAGGATCTTGAGCGGCGGTATAGTGCCAAGATTCTCGTGACTCCGGACGAACGGTTGCATCTGGAACAGTTCGACCTTGTCGTGATGTAG
- the rodA gene encoding rod shape-determining protein RodA, which produces MIDRVIDSRGLDSFDLRFMGLVAVILSVGVLSIYSVTHSQDTAFPFYLKQLVWILLGTVAFLVMYLSDYHKIARLAYPTYAVILIMLAVVLFMGKSSRGAQRWIPIGPFAFQPSEFAKLVLVLVLANYYSRAPRVGWLHRVVLPGLIVLPGLLLILKQPDLGSGLSFLAVYAAMLLMVGVRSKALGIILLLSVMLFPFVWEMVWASLHDYQRERVMAFVDPDYDPGGKGYHALQSRIAIGSGELSGKGLYGGTQSQLKFLPEGHTDFVFAVYAEEWGFVGVLVLLALFIALIWVSLEIAARAKDTLGALLAAGIVAMLCFCVVVNIGMTAGMFPIVGIPLPLVSYGGSATIMTMASLGLLLNVKRRRLTLFY; this is translated from the coding sequence ATGATTGATCGGGTGATCGACAGTCGAGGGCTCGATAGTTTCGATCTTCGCTTCATGGGGCTGGTGGCGGTCATCCTGTCGGTCGGGGTGCTCTCCATCTACAGCGTGACGCATTCGCAGGATACGGCCTTTCCGTTTTACCTCAAACAGCTGGTCTGGATTCTCCTGGGAACGGTGGCGTTCCTGGTGATGTATCTGTCGGACTACCACAAGATCGCGCGCTTGGCCTATCCGACCTACGCGGTCATTTTGATTATGCTGGCGGTGGTGCTGTTCATGGGGAAATCCAGCCGCGGTGCTCAGCGGTGGATTCCTATCGGCCCCTTTGCCTTTCAGCCGTCGGAGTTTGCCAAGTTGGTGCTGGTCTTGGTATTGGCCAACTATTATTCTCGGGCTCCTCGCGTCGGCTGGTTGCATCGGGTGGTCTTGCCGGGGCTGATTGTGTTGCCGGGCCTGTTGCTCATTCTCAAGCAGCCGGATTTGGGCAGTGGTCTCAGCTTTTTGGCGGTCTACGCAGCCATGCTGCTGATGGTCGGGGTCAGATCGAAGGCCTTGGGGATTATTCTGTTGCTTTCGGTCATGCTGTTTCCGTTTGTTTGGGAAATGGTTTGGGCGTCACTGCATGACTACCAGCGTGAACGGGTCATGGCCTTTGTGGACCCGGATTATGATCCGGGAGGCAAGGGGTATCACGCTCTGCAATCGAGGATTGCTATTGGTTCAGGGGAACTGTCGGGAAAGGGGCTGTACGGCGGCACACAAAGTCAGCTGAAGTTCCTGCCAGAAGGCCACACCGATTTTGTGTTTGCCGTCTATGCGGAGGAATGGGGCTTCGTTGGGGTCTTAGTGCTATTGGCTTTGTTTATCGCGCTGATATGGGTGTCATTGGAAATTGCCGCGCGTGCGAAGGACACGCTGGGGGCGCTACTCGCGGCAGGCATCGTCGCCATGTTGTGTTTTTGCGTCGTGGTCAATATCGGCATGACCGCGGGGATGTTTCCCATCGTGGGTATTCCGCTTCCTCTCGTGAGTTATGGAGGCAGCGCGACCATCATGACCATGGCGTCATTAGGGCTGTTATTGAACGTCAAGCGACGTCGGCTGACCCTGTTTTACTAG
- the mrdA gene encoding penicillin-binding protein 2: MATAGFNDSELLDLQRRLVILRVGLLLVVGLLALRLWHLQIREGPYYRDLSENNRTRSVVLEPARGLIFDRNGLLLANNVPSFALYVTLEDVKDRAALVGQLASLLSLDPELIQKKLSIGKGGKLQPRKIKDRLTLREATLIESHRLDLPGVMIQVESQRNYPAGDVAAHLLGYVGEVSADQLEKPDFADLHQGSIVGQYGVEKWFDRQVRGRAGQKSVEVDALGHEKRAIVSDKPVAGDDLYLTIDARLQKIAEDLLGEESGAIVALDPTNGDILAMASRPGFDPNVLSKELTNKQWVEIVQNERRPLNNRATQGQYPPGSTFKVIMAAAALESNTVTPSTMVRCNGGYQFGNRLFRDWKQGGHGSVDLNEALIHSCDVYFYTVGQRMGIDTIAEYAKQFGLGQETGVELPSERVGIVPSTAWKQKARNQPWYPGETISAAIGQGYVTVTPLQMASVIGTVANDGVSVKPRLVQAVMNRATGERAEFPPAVRGKVAVKPATIALIKEALADVVTKGTATRAKSSLVTIGGKTGTAQTAALRTGPEKDIPKKFRDHAWFVAFAPVEAPRIAVAVLAEHMGHGGSAAAPLAKDVIEAYVKAYPEVLHGVPSNGRAKSTAPAVGTRPNL, from the coding sequence ATGGCGACGGCAGGATTCAACGATTCCGAGCTCCTGGATCTTCAGCGGCGGCTGGTCATTCTGCGGGTAGGCCTCCTGCTGGTGGTGGGTCTGCTCGCGTTGCGCTTGTGGCACCTCCAGATTCGAGAGGGCCCCTACTACCGGGATCTTTCCGAGAACAACCGGACACGCTCCGTGGTGCTCGAACCGGCGCGAGGGCTTATTTTCGACCGAAACGGCCTGTTGCTGGCCAACAATGTGCCGAGTTTCGCCCTGTACGTCACGCTGGAAGATGTAAAGGATCGCGCCGCGCTGGTGGGTCAATTAGCCTCGTTGCTCAGCCTTGATCCGGAGTTGATTCAGAAGAAACTGTCGATCGGTAAGGGGGGCAAATTACAGCCTCGCAAGATCAAAGACCGGTTGACGTTGCGCGAGGCGACGCTGATTGAGTCTCACCGTCTGGATTTACCGGGAGTGATGATCCAGGTCGAGTCACAGCGGAACTATCCTGCAGGGGATGTGGCGGCGCATTTGTTGGGGTATGTCGGCGAAGTCTCGGCCGATCAGCTTGAGAAACCAGATTTTGCCGATCTTCATCAGGGCAGCATTGTCGGTCAATATGGCGTCGAAAAATGGTTCGATCGTCAGGTGCGCGGGCGGGCTGGGCAGAAGAGCGTCGAAGTCGATGCGCTCGGCCATGAAAAACGTGCCATTGTATCGGATAAGCCGGTGGCGGGGGATGATCTCTACCTCACCATCGATGCCCGGCTCCAGAAGATCGCCGAGGATCTTCTGGGCGAAGAATCCGGGGCCATCGTGGCGCTCGACCCCACGAACGGCGATATTTTGGCGATGGCGAGTCGTCCGGGGTTCGACCCTAACGTGTTGTCCAAAGAATTGACCAACAAGCAATGGGTAGAGATCGTGCAGAATGAACGCCGCCCGCTGAACAATCGTGCCACGCAAGGACAGTATCCTCCCGGCTCGACCTTCAAAGTCATCATGGCGGCAGCCGCACTCGAATCCAACACGGTGACCCCTTCGACCATGGTGCGGTGCAACGGCGGGTATCAATTCGGCAATCGGCTGTTTCGTGATTGGAAACAGGGCGGGCATGGATCGGTGGACCTGAACGAGGCGTTGATCCATTCTTGTGACGTCTACTTTTACACCGTCGGCCAGCGTATGGGAATCGACACGATTGCCGAATACGCGAAACAGTTCGGTTTGGGGCAGGAGACTGGCGTGGAATTGCCGTCCGAACGGGTGGGCATCGTCCCGTCCACGGCCTGGAAGCAAAAGGCGCGGAATCAGCCCTGGTATCCGGGCGAAACCATTTCTGCTGCCATCGGACAGGGGTATGTGACTGTCACTCCGCTGCAGATGGCCAGCGTCATCGGCACGGTTGCCAATGATGGGGTGTCGGTCAAGCCGCGATTGGTGCAAGCGGTGATGAATCGGGCCACTGGCGAACGGGCTGAATTCCCGCCGGCGGTTCGCGGAAAGGTGGCGGTGAAGCCGGCGACCATTGCGCTCATCAAGGAGGCGCTGGCCGACGTGGTGACCAAGGGAACGGCGACGCGGGCCAAGTCGTCCCTCGTCACGATCGGCGGGAAAACCGGAACGGCCCAGACCGCGGCGCTGCGCACCGGCCCGGAGAAGGACATTCCCAAGAAGTTCCGGGACCACGCCTGGTTCGTGGCCTTCGCGCCGGTCGAAGCGCCGCGTATCGCCGTGGCTGTTTTGGCCGAGCATATGGGCCATGGTGGATCGGCCGCCGCGCCTCTGGCGAAAGATGTGATCGAAGCCTATGTGAAAGCGTATCCCGAAGTTCTCCACGGTGTTCCCTCTAACGGGCGGGCAAAGTCGACTGCACCGGCAGTCGGCACGCGACCGAACTTGTGA